One Leptolyngbya sp. SIO1E4 genomic window, TCTTTACTGGGGTGTCTGGATCGGGCAAATCCTCCCTAGCCTTTGACACTATCTTTGCGGAGGGGCAACGGCGCTATGTAGAATCTCTCAGCGCCTATGCCCGTCAGTTTTTAGGGCAAGTTGATAAGCCGGATGTAGATGCCATTGAAGGCTTAAGTCCGGCTATTTCTATTGACCAAAAATCCACCTCCCATAATCCGCGTTCTACGGTGGGGACGGTGACCGAAATCTATGACTATCTGCGGCTGCTGTTTGGTCGGGCTGGGGAACCCCATTGCCCCCACTGCGATCGCTCCATCTCACCTCAAACCCTAGATCAGATGATTGATCAGGTGATGCAGTTACCCGATAGAACCCGATTTCAGATCTTGGCGCCAGTGGTGCGGGGCAAGAAAGGGACCCATAAGAAACTGCTGTCGGCGCTGGCTGCAGAAGGCTTTGTGCGGGTGCGGGTGAATGGGGAAATCCGCGACCTAAACGATAATATCGAACTCGATAAAAACCATGCCCACACGATTGAGGTGGTGGTAGATCGTCTCGTGAAAAAAGATGATTTACAAGAACGCTTAGCAGACTCTCTCACCACCTGTCTTAAACGCTCTGAAGGCATTGCTGTGATTGATATCCTGGCTGAGCGTTCTGAAAAGCCGGGGGTTTCTGCAGAGTCGGGGACAAAAGTTGTTCCCTTGGCCCCCGCTGCCCTATCAGATCGCCTACCCATGGCGGCAGAAAAAGGGGCCGCTTATGGCCCTGGGGATGCGCTGCCTGAGGAGATGGTATTTTCCGAAAACTTTGCCTGCCCTGAGCATGGGGCGGTGATGGAAGAATTGTCGCCCCGCCTATTTTCCTTTAACTCGCCCTATGGGGCCTGCCCCCATTGCCATGGGCTGGGCAACCTGCGGACGTTTACTGCTGACCTGGTGGTTCCTGACCCCACCCTGCCCGTTTATGCGGCGATCGCCCCTTGGTCTGAAAAAGACAATACCTACTACTTCTCATTGCTATACAGTGTTGGTCAGGCCTTTGGGTTTGAGATTCAAGATCGTTGGGAAACCCTGACGCCAGAACAGCAGCACGTAGTGCTTTACGGGTCTGACGAGAAAATTTACATCGAAACAGACTCGCGATATCGCGATAAAAAAGGCTATCACCGGATTTATGAAGGGGTGTTGCCCATTCTGGAACGCCAATATCGGGAAAGTACCTCAGAAGCCTATAAGCAGAAGCTGGAGAAATACCTGATTGATCAGCCCTGTGAAGTGTGTCACGGTGCGCGCCTGAAGCCTGAAGCGCTGGCAGTGGTGATGGGGCCTTATAGCATCAATGACCTCACTGATGTCTCGATTCGAGAATGCCTGAGCCGGATTAAAAAGTTGGTAGGCGAAGAAGGGGAAGCGCCGTTGCTCTCTCCTCGGCAGCGGCAAATTGGGGACCTCGTGCTGCGGGAGATTCGAGCGAGGTTACAGTTCATGTTGGATGTCGGGCTAGACTATCTGACTCTGCATCGCACTGCCATGACCCTTTCTGGGGGCGAGGCCCAGCGTATTCGCCTGGCCACCCAAATCGGGTCTGGGTTGACGGGGGTTCTCTACGTGCTGGATGAACCCAGTATTGGTCTGCATCAGCGGGATAATGATCGTCTCCTTAGCACCCTGCAGCGGCTACGCGATTTGGGCAATACGCTGATTGTGGTGGAGCACGACGAAGACACCATTCGAGCTGCGGATCACTTGGTGGATATTGGCCCCGGAGCCGGTATCCATGGGGGCCGCATTGTGGCCCAGGGAAATCTGCAAACCCTGATGGAGGCTACCGATTCGCTCACGGGTGCCTATCTGTCAGGACGTCAGGTAATTCCTACCCCGGCCACCCGGCGAGAGGGCAATGGGCGATCGCTGAAGCTGATCAACGCCTGGCGCAACAATCTCAAGAACATTAATGTTGAGATTCCCCTGGGCAAGCTGGTGTGTGTAACGGGGGTCTCGGGCTCCGGCAAATCGACGCTGGTGAATGAGCTACTCTATTCAGCACTGCGACAACACTTTGGCAGCAAAATTCCTTTTCCAAAGCAGCTAGATAAGGTGTCAGGCTTAAAGTCTTTGGATAAGGCGATCGTGATTGATCAGTCGCCGATTGGACGCACCCCTCGCTCTAACCCCGCTACCTATACCGGGGTTTTTGATGTAATTCGGGAACTATACGCCTCTACCGTGGAAGCTAAGGCCCGGGGCTATAAAGCTGGGCAGTTCTCCTTCAATGTCAAAGGTGGCCGCTGTGAAGCCTGCAGTGGTCAAGGCGTTAACGTCATTGAGATGAACTTCTTGCCCGATGTGTATGTGCAGTGCGAGGTGTGTAAAGGGGCTCGCTATAACCGGGAAACCCTGCAGGTGAAGTATAAAGGCAAAACCATTGCCGATGTGCTGAACATGACGGCTGAAGAAGCCCTGGATTTCTTTCAAAACATTCCAAAGGCCGCGACCCGACTCCAAACCATGGTGGACGTAGGGTTGGGATATGTGCGTCTGGGGCAGACGGCTCCGACCCTGTCTGGGGGGGAGGCCCAACGGATGAAGCTGGCCTCGGAATTGGCTCGACGTGCCACTGGCAAGACCCTATATCTGATCGATGAACCCACGACAGGGCTCTCTTTCTACGATGTCCATAAGCTACTAGACGTGGTGCAGCGCCTAGTGGACAAGGGGAACTCAGTCTTGATGATTGAACACAACCTGGATGTGATTCGCTGTGCCGATTGGGTGATTGATTTAGGGCCAGAGGGGGGCGATCGCGGCGGCGAACTCATCGCCACAGGTACCCCTGAGCAAGTCGCACAAAATCCCACCTCCTACACCGGGTATTACCTGGCTAAAGTTCTTAAACAGCATCCTCCCCAACCAGCAGATCATGAGCCATGAGCTATAGCGCTGGCCATTTTGATTAATACCAGTTCTCAGTTTTGAGTGCTGAGTTTTGAGTCGTAGAATTCCCGTACAGCGGGGCCTGTGGGGATTTCATCTGTAGTCGATATTGAGAGATTTGGTATAAGACGCCGAGTATCGCTCTTGTGCTCAGCACAGCATCAACATGGCTCGCAGTCTTGTCTACTTATAGGAACGATATCAAATTGCAGAAACGACATTAACTGCCTGAACGCAGACTATCGATTTTGCGCACAAAGAGATCGCTGAGAATGGTAATGACACGGCGCTCTCGCAATTTGATGTTAGCCGTTACCGCCATGCCAGATTGTAGGGTCAACGCATCACCCAGGGTTTGAGATTCGAGGTCAATTTCTGTGGGAAACCGATAGACCGGATTTACCTGATCAGGGGGTAAGGCATCGGAGCCGATGTGAGTGACTGTACCATCAACATCCCCAAATTCGCTAAAGGGGAAAGAATCAATGCGCACATCCACAGTCAAGGGGGTGTCCTCTTGGTCAAACTGCTGTCTCACAAACCCAATATCGCGGTTGGTGATGAACACCCGAGCCACCAGGGTATCATCGGGCACAATTTCTAAAATCGGCTCGGTTGCGTTGGCTACGTATCCGGGTTGGTTAGCCCTCAGATTAAAGACCTGACCTGCTAAGGGCGCGCGGAGTTCCTGGTTCTCGATGGCATACTCAAGGCGACTGATTTGGCCGTCTAGCTCCTCTAGCTGCTTATCGTTTTCGACAATGATTTTGGTGAGCTGGCTATCAATGTTGGCGATTTGAGTATCGTTGGCAGCAATCCGATCTAACAACTCCTCGTCAGACACAACAGCCGTGCGACGTAACTGCTCCTCAGCTTGGGTGATGGCTAGCAGGATGCGCTCTTCTTCTTGTCTGAGGCTATTGACTTCTGTTTGGCTGTTATTGACCTCTTGTTCCTGCTGCCAATACTGCAAATCCGCGATCGCCCCAGCTTCTACCAAGGGTTCAAGACGATCTAAGATCGTTCGCTGAAGCCCAAGCCCCTGGATGGCATTGGCTAGCTGAATACGGGTTTGAGCAAGCTGCTCAATGAGTTGATCAGCTTCCAGCTGGTTAATGGCAATTTCAGAACTGAGACCACCCAACGATGCCCGCAAGCGTTCTCGTTGCTCGGGTGATAGGTTGTCAGCCGTGACATTGCCTTGCAGAATCGCCCGATAGAGCTGATTTTCTTCAATGAGGGTGACTCGGTTGCTGGTAAGACGAGCCATTTCTGGTGAGACGGTCGTAGGGATGCCGTCTACCGCGAGATCATCGGTTGGTTCAGAGGTCTCATTCAACTGAACCCGATAATATTCATTCTCTTCGACCAGGCTCTTGCGCACCTCTTTCAAGGAGGCAAGTTCGGCTTGGGAAGCCCTAGGATCTAGCGTGACGAGTACTTGCCCTTGTTCAACCCTTTCTCCTTCATTCACCCGAATTTCATCGACTACCCCCCCAACGGGGGCTTGTACCGGCTGCACAACACCCCTGGGCTCAAGCTTGCCTTGGGCTGGAATCGCTTCTTCGATTTTTGCGAGGCAGGCCCAGGTGACGGTGGCGACGCTAACCCCGACAATGCCCCACACGACGTAGCGCGCCCAGCGGGGAGATTGCCGGAGGATGACGGAGCGATCAAAAGCGCTCTGTACATGAGTGGGTTCTGGTTTTGAGGGTACCTGGCCATTCTGTACTTGACCGTTTTGGGAAATCCGAGGGGTAGGAGTCATGGTTCCTCAATGGTTACTCAGGAGTGCTCAATTGTTGTTGAAAGAGGGTAC contains:
- the uvrA gene encoding excinuclease ABC subunit UvrA; translated protein: MPQPAPSAEPPLSETPNHQNGHRPAVTAQDDNIIRVRGARQHNLKNIDLEFPRNQLIVFTGVSGSGKSSLAFDTIFAEGQRRYVESLSAYARQFLGQVDKPDVDAIEGLSPAISIDQKSTSHNPRSTVGTVTEIYDYLRLLFGRAGEPHCPHCDRSISPQTLDQMIDQVMQLPDRTRFQILAPVVRGKKGTHKKLLSALAAEGFVRVRVNGEIRDLNDNIELDKNHAHTIEVVVDRLVKKDDLQERLADSLTTCLKRSEGIAVIDILAERSEKPGVSAESGTKVVPLAPAALSDRLPMAAEKGAAYGPGDALPEEMVFSENFACPEHGAVMEELSPRLFSFNSPYGACPHCHGLGNLRTFTADLVVPDPTLPVYAAIAPWSEKDNTYYFSLLYSVGQAFGFEIQDRWETLTPEQQHVVLYGSDEKIYIETDSRYRDKKGYHRIYEGVLPILERQYRESTSEAYKQKLEKYLIDQPCEVCHGARLKPEALAVVMGPYSINDLTDVSIRECLSRIKKLVGEEGEAPLLSPRQRQIGDLVLREIRARLQFMLDVGLDYLTLHRTAMTLSGGEAQRIRLATQIGSGLTGVLYVLDEPSIGLHQRDNDRLLSTLQRLRDLGNTLIVVEHDEDTIRAADHLVDIGPGAGIHGGRIVAQGNLQTLMEATDSLTGAYLSGRQVIPTPATRREGNGRSLKLINAWRNNLKNINVEIPLGKLVCVTGVSGSGKSTLVNELLYSALRQHFGSKIPFPKQLDKVSGLKSLDKAIVIDQSPIGRTPRSNPATYTGVFDVIRELYASTVEAKARGYKAGQFSFNVKGGRCEACSGQGVNVIEMNFLPDVYVQCEVCKGARYNRETLQVKYKGKTIADVLNMTAEEALDFFQNIPKAATRLQTMVDVGLGYVRLGQTAPTLSGGEAQRMKLASELARRATGKTLYLIDEPTTGLSFYDVHKLLDVVQRLVDKGNSVLMIEHNLDVIRCADWVIDLGPEGGDRGGELIATGTPEQVAQNPTSYTGYYLAKVLKQHPPQPADHEP
- a CDS encoding HlyD family efflux transporter periplasmic adaptor subunit; amino-acid sequence: MTPTPRISQNGQVQNGQVPSKPEPTHVQSAFDRSVILRQSPRWARYVVWGIVGVSVATVTWACLAKIEEAIPAQGKLEPRGVVQPVQAPVGGVVDEIRVNEGERVEQGQVLVTLDPRASQAELASLKEVRKSLVEENEYYRVQLNETSEPTDDLAVDGIPTTVSPEMARLTSNRVTLIEENQLYRAILQGNVTADNLSPEQRERLRASLGGLSSEIAINQLEADQLIEQLAQTRIQLANAIQGLGLQRTILDRLEPLVEAGAIADLQYWQQEQEVNNSQTEVNSLRQEEERILLAITQAEEQLRRTAVVSDEELLDRIAANDTQIANIDSQLTKIIVENDKQLEELDGQISRLEYAIENQELRAPLAGQVFNLRANQPGYVANATEPILEIVPDDTLVARVFITNRDIGFVRQQFDQEDTPLTVDVRIDSFPFSEFGDVDGTVTHIGSDALPPDQVNPVYRFPTEIDLESQTLGDALTLQSGMAVTANIKLRERRVITILSDLFVRKIDSLRSGS